AATGTATATACTCTGTGTCGAGGCAAAGTCTCACTAATGTTCGTCATCTGGGGAAGGGGTGAGCATAGGCCAGACATATTCATATTGAAGCAATGTTGTGACATTTTTTCAGTTGATTCAGCCACTGGAAAGGTAATGAGAGATAACCAAGCACATAGTAGTTAGGGGCTTGCTGGCCCACAATGTCCCAAAGTACTCTAGTCTAGCCCAAAGATCACAGATTTCATGTCAGTCGGGTCCCAATTAGTGAAGTTTTATTGTATAAATGGCTAGTTTAAGCAATACGAAGCAGGAAGGAAGCTTTCTCTCCCCAGAACTCTGTCCCACTGATACCCAAATCTCACATCCCTTTATGTGAAATTATGTGTGATACATATACACAACACATATACACTTATGTATATGTCTTGGCAGCTCTGAACAGCTTGGTGTGCAGATCTTTTATGGACCACAGGTGACACGCTTACATCTTCACTATGGCAGGACATCATATATAGTGGTTTCTTTGTGAGGAATACTCCCCTAGCATGGCCTTTATTTGTACTGGCAGTACATACAACCCCCAAGCAGATACAACCTTTACTCATTACAATTTTTGGTTTGATTTGCTAATCTGACCTCCTCTGGgtttatttggttgtttttttggttttgtgtttctGATACCTTTTCTAATGTGCCTCATTGCTTTGGGTTGTTGTTGTCGTggcttgtccttcgttcttgaagagggctatgacatcaggaaggtgatacatGTCTCGGGAATCAATTGCATTTaggtgagggagagctgtgcaaagtcaccagcctcactttctcctctggagccatgagGGCCCAGTAGCAAGATGCAGATCAAGATGGCTAAGCAAAAATGCAAATTCACAGGTCTACACAGTCTTTCCAGTTATGAAAATCATTTAGCATCCAAGTCCAGGCTGAGTGAAAAGTACCCCGAGTCCTGTCTTTCATTGTGTCCCACCAGGAGACGGCAAATGTGCTTTTCTGAAGAATTCTCAGCCCCACATTGGACTCTGGGTGATACTGTCTCTGGGAAGACAGAAATGATGTTTTGAGCACTTCAAACCCAATTCATTACAACTTGAAACCGATAGACTTTCACCATTCTACTATTTGGAGTAGTGTCAGGCCACACACTTACCCCCATCTGCATCTATCCAAACAATTTACTCACTTGCATAGAGTCTATAAGCTATAACAAAGAAAACGCcaaccaaagaaaaatattagggatttttttcctaGATGATGCGATAAAGACCGGTCCTTCCGGGACCAGCTTGGGGACATTAATTTATGTCCATTTGGTTCCCTCTAGAACAGGCCTCCTCTTCTGCATCCACATCGTAGTCAAAGAAAAAAGGGGGCATTTCATGACACAGGTTTCCTCCTCCCAGAGCAGGCTCCAGCAGCACAAAGAATTTTCAAGTCTATGGAGCAGACGGGGTCTATTATTCCAGCTGCTGCCCGCCTGCGGTGTTAGACAGCCTGCGTTTTCCACGGAGTCCGAGCCTCCCTCAGAGATCGATCGTAAGGTAAAGTGGCAAAGAAGGAGTTTTTCAGCTGACAGTTAATGAAGAGCACGATGATAGCCACGGACAAGAGTAGGAAGAAAAACAAGGCGAGGTAAGTCAGCAGGTCTGGCTTGCTTATCTCGCCCTCCTTGAGCGCCCGGGCTGTGGACACGTAGAGCGCAGAGGAGCTCACGGGCTTCGGGGTCCCGCTCCCATACAGCGTGCTGGTGTGCACCGGGAGCGGGACTTCGGCGGCACTGGTGGAATTGAAGAGTTCGCCATACATGTTCCCGCGTGGGCGCCCGCGCGCTGGGGGGGTCAGGGCAGGGCAGAGCTGCCGGCCGCCTAGCTAGGACAGCACCTGCTCCCGTAGGGGACTCCCAACACGGCTCCCGCCTAACCTACGGAAAGCCAGCCCTTCTTGGGATCCAATCACATCCACCTCCCGCCGCGTCTTGTCAATTGCCCGCAGCAGATCCgctggaaggaaaggggaagcgAAGCCCTCCCAAGGCCGGCGTCCAGTGTCCCCACAGTCTCTCCCGGCGCCGCCTCGGCAGAGGCAGGCGAAGAGGCGCAAGGCGCTAGGCGGCCGG
This region of Trichosurus vulpecula isolate mTriVul1 chromosome 3, mTriVul1.pri, whole genome shotgun sequence genomic DNA includes:
- the SMIM32 gene encoding small integral membrane protein 32, coding for MYGELFNSTSAAEVPLPVHTSTLYGSGTPKPVSSSALYVSTARALKEGEISKPDLLTYLALFFFLLLSVAIIVLFINCQLKNSFFATLPYDRSLREARTPWKTQAV